In the Dolichospermum flos-aquae CCAP 1403/13F genome, GAAATGCCAGGAATTACTGCGAGAATTTGCGGTATTTGTCCAGTCAGTCACTTATTAGCATCAGCCAAAACAGGCGATCGCATTTTAGCCGTCACAATCCCCAAAACAGCCACCCAATTACGCCGTTTGATGAATTTAGGGCAAATTATCCAATCTCATGCCCTCAGCTTCTTTCACCTCAGCGCACCAGACCTATTATTAGGTATGGATAGCGAACCCGAAAACCGCAATATTTTTGGTTTAATTGCCGCTGAACCGGAATTAGCCAGAGGTGGAATCCGTTTACGCCAATTTGGACAAGAAATCATTGAATTATTAGGAGGAAAAAAAATTCATCCTTCCTGGGCTGTTCCTGGTGGAGTTCGTGACCCTTTAACCACAGAAAATCGCACCCACATTCAGCAAAAAATTCCTGAAGCCAAAGCCACTGTAATTAGTGCCATAGCTTTATTTAAAACCCTATTAAAAACTTATGAGAAAGAAGCAAAAACCTTTGGTAATTTTCCGAGTTTATTCATGGGTTTAGTCAGTTCTGAAGGTTTATGGGAAACTTATGATGGACATATCCGATTTGTTGATAGTGGAGGAAACATCGTTGCTGATAATCTTGATGCTGCTAACTATCATGAATTTATCGGTGAAGCAGTTCAAGCAGACTCTTATTTAAAATCACCTTATTATCTTCCTTTAGGTTATCCTGATAGCAGTGATCATTGTCGTTTAGATAGTGGAATGTATCGCGTTGGACCCTTAGCAAGATTGAATATTTGTAGTCAAATTGGCACACCTTTAGCAGACACAGAATTAAAAGAATTCCGCAGTTATGAAAATGGTACTATTAAATCATCATTTTTCTATCATTATGCCCGGTTAATTGAAATTTTAGCAGCAATTGAACATATCGAAATTATCCTTGATGATCCAGATATTTTATCAACTCGTCTCTGTGCTGAAGCTGGTATTAATTGCCTAGAAGCTGTGGGTGTAAGTGAAGCCCCAAGGGGGACATTATTTCACCATTATCAAGTTGATGAAAATGGTTTAATGTTAAAGGTAAATTTGATTATTGCCACGGGTCAAAATAACTTAGCAATGAATCGTAGCGTTGCCCAAATTGCCCGCCATTTTATCCAAGGTGATAACATAAAAGAAGGAATGTTAAACCGTGTCGAAGCCGGAATTAGGGCTTTTGATCCTTGTTTGAGTTGTTCAACTCATGCCATGGGACAAATGCCTTTATTAATAGAAGTAGTAAATAACAATGGTGCTGTAGTTAATCAAATTTGCCGTAATTAAGTATTTAGATTCCCGACTTCTTGAAGAAGTCGGGAATCTGGGGATCTGGTATTTTTATGATATAATTTAAGCTAAACTCATATTACCTAAATTTTATGACTGTTGCTACTGCTAAACGCTTTACCATAACTGAATATCACCGTCTAGCAGACCTTGACTTCTTCACGGAAGATGACAGAGTTGAACTAATTAAAGGTGAAATTATCAAAATGGCTGCAAAAGGTAAAGCACATTCTGTTTGTAATACTCGTTTATATAGAGAGTTATTCAAGTTACTGGAAGAAAAGGCTACTATCCGCGGACAAGAACCTATTATTATTAATGATAGCGAACCAGAACCAGATTTAACAATTGTTAAAAATACACCTGATGATTACTTTCTCAATCATCCCACTCCATCTGACATTTTCCTAATTATTGAAGTAGCTGATTCATCTTTAAAATATGACCAAGAAATAAAATTATCCCTATATGCAGAAGCCGATATTTCTGATTATTGGATTTTCAATTTAGTAAATTATTATTTAGAATGCTACAGTGACCCATATCAAGATTTACAAGGTAAATTTGGCTATCGTCACAAATCAATTATCCTCCCTAATGAGTCTGTCAAATTGCCATCTTTCCCGGAATTAATCTTAGATTTAACTAAAGTATTTCCAGGGAAAAATTAAGTTATAAAATTAAAATTTGCAAAAATTGATAAAATATGCTATTCTAATTGTCAAGTGATACAATGGGTTTTTTGTGACAATTTACAATATTGCCAGTATAAATAATAAGCGGCTATAGCAGCCGCACCAGTATCTATACAGATGGGTTACTTATGTTTACACCTGCTACAATAGGGTCAAAATTTGCGGGAAACCGGGTATTATGATCACAATCTGCTTTTTCTAAATGCGTCCCCTGTAAATTAGCTGTACGTAAATTTGTAGAAAATAACATTGCTCCGCGCAAATCTGCATTTTCTAAATTAGCTTCACTTAAATCAGCAAAACTCAAATCACATCCTCGCAGATTTGCACCACTGAGATTAGCTGTACTCAAATCAGCATAACTGAAATCAGAGCCTTTCAAGTCAAAATTTTGTAGATTAGCTTCTCCTAATTCTGCTTTTTCAAAGTCTCTTTTTCCGACTGCATATTCTTCTACAATGGTAGCAGTACTATTAATTGACTGTTGAAAATTAACTTCAGGCATAGAGCAGCCTCACAATTTATCTAAATTTTTTACGGAATTTCCAATCCTACCTACATTCATATTTTATCCCACATTCCGCACCCCAAACTGTCACAGAGGGAAATTCCGTAGAGAAAAATCAAAGGGAGCATCAAAACAAACATATAAAGTAAAAAAAGGCATTTGAGAAACAGTAAATCACCAAAAATGTCATCAAAACCTATTCTCAATAAGAAGCAATAAGAATGCACACCACCTGGAGAGGATAACAAATAAATAAAAGAAGATATTCAAGAAAAAATTATAAGTTAGACTAATTAATTAAAGTAGAAAACGAAATTATAGACATAGTAAAATTGAGCTATAAATCAAAGAGATTAGCTCATCTTTACAAGAAAAATTAAATTGATAGAGATAATAATTAGGTGACTAATTGATAGTAACGTAAACAATCATCTGGTAAAAGACTCAAGATAAAATCTCTGTCCTTATTCCAATTAGAAATATGTGGCTCTACCGGACTTAGTATGCTAAGTCCGGTAGAGCCGTTTATATCCTGGTATTGTACTATCAATAAATTCTGATTCTGGTATTGTTGATATTAATGATTTTGCTACTTTTATGCTTAATGGTACTCGACATAACCAACGTAAATCTGACACCATTTTCAGATTTGATTCTGTATATGAGGCGCAGTCTGCTACTATGAGACTGTTAACTTCTAATTGTTGCTGATACTCAACTGCTATTTTACCAAAACATGATGAGTCGGATTGGTTTCCCGATGCTAGTTTTAAAAATATTGGTATGTCTCCATCTCCTGAACATATCATTTCTATGATGAACTGTTTTAAATCTGGTCTATGGTCACGAGAATAACCGTGGGTGATGGTAATTTCTTTTGGTAATTTTACTGCTAATTCTTCTAATTCTTGATTATTGACTACTTTTTGACTCTCAAATATTACTTCTGGTAAGCTGGTGTTATACTGCCCATGTACGTGCATTGATGATGAATCTAGATGTGATGTTGATAGTGATACTCCAAATTTTTGTGCTGCTTTTAAGGCAATGATAAAAAATATTGTATCCAATCCTTTGATAAATAGTTTATCCATCACTCTCCCCAGTTTATCGTCATTGAGATATTCTGGTTTTACTCCTGAACAATTAGATGTTCACAAGCGATTGTTTCAAAATATTCAGGAAACATATATAAGGGTTTTGATACGAATCCTAACCCGTTTATTATCATGGCTTTTACTACTTGACCCGGACTTACTTTCTCTTTTTTTTCAACCCTGTATCTGTTCACATTATCTCACCCAACCATTACCAACTATCATGTAAATGAGAGAAGACAATATAACCATGACATTGTTTTGTTTCCCTAAAACCTTTTTATCGGATTTCGGGTATTCTTTTTTCTATCACACTTTCTGCATTAAGGAAATCCCTGGCTTATCTGTCAAAATTAACACACTAGTATCTCCTGTCAAAATACTTTATTTGTTTCAAAAAGGTTCAGTATTTACGTATTCGCATAATATTTAAAGTTATCATTGACTCTTAATAGTATTAATCTTACAATTAAGGGCGGGGTTTACCCGCCCCTACAGGCAA is a window encoding:
- a CDS encoding Uma2 family endonuclease codes for the protein MTVATAKRFTITEYHRLADLDFFTEDDRVELIKGEIIKMAAKGKAHSVCNTRLYRELFKLLEEKATIRGQEPIIINDSEPEPDLTIVKNTPDDYFLNHPTPSDIFLIIEVADSSLKYDQEIKLSLYAEADISDYWIFNLVNYYLECYSDPYQDLQGKFGYRHKSIILPNESVKLPSFPELILDLTKVFPGKN
- a CDS encoding pentapeptide repeat-containing protein → MPEVNFQQSINSTATIVEEYAVGKRDFEKAELGEANLQNFDLKGSDFSYADLSTANLSGANLRGCDLSFADLSEANLENADLRGAMLFSTNLRTANLQGTHLEKADCDHNTRFPANFDPIVAGVNISNPSV
- a CDS encoding Ni/Fe hydrogenase subunit alpha, coding for MKTIIIDPVTRIEGHAKISIYLDDEGQVNDARFHVTEFRGFEKFCVGRPFPEMPGITARICGICPVSHLLASAKTGDRILAVTIPKTATQLRRLMNLGQIIQSHALSFFHLSAPDLLLGMDSEPENRNIFGLIAAEPELARGGIRLRQFGQEIIELLGGKKIHPSWAVPGGVRDPLTTENRTHIQQKIPEAKATVISAIALFKTLLKTYEKEAKTFGNFPSLFMGLVSSEGLWETYDGHIRFVDSGGNIVADNLDAANYHEFIGEAVQADSYLKSPYYLPLGYPDSSDHCRLDSGMYRVGPLARLNICSQIGTPLADTELKEFRSYENGTIKSSFFYHYARLIEILAAIEHIEIILDDPDILSTRLCAEAGINCLEAVGVSEAPRGTLFHHYQVDENGLMLKVNLIIATGQNNLAMNRSVAQIARHFIQGDNIKEGMLNRVEAGIRAFDPCLSCSTHAMGQMPLLIEVVNNNGAVVNQICRN